Genomic segment of uncultured Tolumonas sp.:
GTATGCAATAACACCTTACAGATGGCAACTAAGCAAAGTGCTGGGGCGGTTAAAGTCCCTCATTCGACCAAGTTCGATCCCAAACAGGTCAAGGAAGCTTTAGGGATTGGCTTCTCCTCTTGGGATGCATTTACCCGAGATTTAAAACAACTCAGTCAGCGTTCAGTCTCACCATTCGAGGCGGAAAACTATATTCGGTCGGTACTGAATGAACTGGTGCTAACGGATGATCTCAATACCGCTTCTAAAGCTTTCCAGCGCATTTCTGGCCTTTATCAAGGCGAAGGTATGGGGTCAGAATTATCGTCTGCAAATGGCACTGCATGGGGTTTGGTGAATGCCGTGACGGAATACGTTGACCATCATCGACGAGCACGCAATCAGGATAACCGATTAGATTCAGCATGGTTTGGTGTCGGGGCACAGCTTAAACAAACAGCGTTAGCGCAGGCTTTAACACTCATTCATTAATCAAGTCGTTGAGACACACACCAGAACCCTGAGGCGGAAACGCCTCGGGGTTTTTTATTATCAGGAGCAGTGTATGAAATCACGTTATTACCAAGCGGTCCGTCTGGCGTCGACTACCCACATGCGGCGTGATGAATGGCTGGCGATTCGTAGTAAAGGCATTGGTTCATCCGATGCCGCCGCAGCGATTGGGCTGTCGTCGTATAAATGTTCACTGTCATTGTGGCTGGAGAAAACAGGTCGACAACAACCGGAGGATTTATCCAACAAAGAAGCGGTTGTGTGGGGAACGGTACTGGAGCCTGTGCTGGCAAAGATGTATGCCGAGCGTACTGGTCGTAAAGTCAGACGGGTGAATGCGGTGCTCCAGCATCCAGAGTATCCGTTCATGCTGGCGAATCTTGACCGTGAAGTGGTGACTGAAAACGGCACGGGAATATTGGAAATTAAAACGGCGGGATTCTACAGCATGCAGTTGTGGGAGGATGGCGTACCCGTAGCTTATCAATGCCAGGTGTTACATCAGTTGGCCGTCACAGGACATGCATGGGCCGATGTGGCGGTGTTACTCGGTGGGCAGGAGTTTCGGATTTACCGGATTGAGCGTGATGACGATAAAATTGCTGACGTAATTCGACGCGAAGCGCAGTTCTGGTCGTGGGTGACGGAAGACCAACAACCTGAGCCGGATGGTTCGGTGGATGCTGCACGAGCGTTGTTATCGCTCTTTCCTGCTGATAACGGCCAGACACTCGATTTCACGGAATCGGGTGAGTTCAATAATCTGTTTGCTGAACTGCTAAAAATCAGACACCGCAAAGAGGACATCGAGCAGCAAGAGTCGGCATTGAAACACCGCATACAGGCTGCGTTGGGGTCAGCCACCGCCGCACTCTTTCAACAAGGTAAGGTCACTTGGCGCAAGGCCAAAGACCGATTAGCCCCCGATATTGACAAGCTGTCACAAGAGCACCCTGAGTTACTCCAGCAATACGCCAAGGCTATTCCTGGCACTCGTCGCTTCACCATTCAAACCACCGCAACTCAATCCCATTAAATCAATGTCGGAGTTCCTATGATTAAAGGTCTGGCAATTACCCCGCCGGTTATCGGGCGGATTTCGATTGGTCGTTTGGTGTGTAAGAACGACAAATGGCTACCTGAGAAAGACGACAGTTTTACGTTAACCACACAGGTGAAAAACAAAGGTGAATGGCTGTTGCATCCACTGCATCAGAAGCTCGCCGAGTCAGCACCGAATAACAAAATCCGCGCCATACCGGTACGGATGTTATTCAACGATACTGATTTAAATCTTCGTGCTGAATACAGTGCGTTCGACCGACAAACCGGGCGGCCACTGTGTGTCGGTGATGGCGAGAAAGCCCGCCGTGTTAGTGCATCGGGTGGCACAGACGAACACGCCTGTGCTGGACCGCTGTTCTGCCCGTATGCCAGAGAGCATGGCTGCAAGCTCTATGGGCGACTCAATGTGCAAGTCGATGGTCAGGGCGATGAACTGGCGAGTTTTATCTTCCGAACAACAGGCTATAACTCGGTGCGAACACTGGCCGCACGCCTGCAATACTTTCAGGCATTAAGTGGCGGTAATACGCGCTATCTGCCGTTACTGCTGCGACTGCGCGCCAAAAGCACCACGCTCTCGTATCAGACT
This window contains:
- a CDS encoding YqaJ viral recombinase family protein, which produces MKSRYYQAVRLASTTHMRRDEWLAIRSKGIGSSDAAAAIGLSSYKCSLSLWLEKTGRQQPEDLSNKEAVVWGTVLEPVLAKMYAERTGRKVRRVNAVLQHPEYPFMLANLDREVVTENGTGILEIKTAGFYSMQLWEDGVPVAYQCQVLHQLAVTGHAWADVAVLLGGQEFRIYRIERDDDKIADVIRREAQFWSWVTEDQQPEPDGSVDAARALLSLFPADNGQTLDFTESGEFNNLFAELLKIRHRKEDIEQQESALKHRIQAALGSATAALFQQGKVTWRKAKDRLAPDIDKLSQEHPELLQQYAKAIPGTRRFTIQTTATQSH